The DNA segment tatttctctaatctcttcataggcactggcataaattcaacacccctttccatcaattccgttgcagctgcagaccgttgtacaaacctctccgccatctgcttgaacgacatacgcaccatggctgtgacgggcaatcctcttgccgactttaataacccgttgaaggattctgacacgtttgtagtaagaattccccagcgtctgccaccatctgcatgcaacgtccacttttcaggatcatgtcgcattaaccaacgatatgctgcatcgtcttcttgcctgatagaatccatatgcctccggaatttatgttgttggtggtctgttgctgccatccacatcaaatcatgtagatcttttttgggatgtgccttcttgaaattggccttaaagtgcctcacacagtaacggtggtatgcataaggttcttgccaggcaggaaggttctccacagaacttaatatacccccgtgccgatcaaatattagacaaataccggaacgatgtttgacaacgtgctctttcaagtggttcaaaaacattgtccacgtctctgtgctttcatttgcacaaatagtaaaggctagaggaaatatctgtccatttgCATCCACAGCCAcgactatcaatagcttgatatcgtactttccatagacatgagttccgtctatggatattacgggccgacaatacggaaaaccatcaattgctggcttaaacgcccaaaacacgtaattgaatatatattctggtttacccggactccgctcaagcttccgttcaataactgttccggggttaaagtgttgcagtgcaaCCATGTAGCTAGGCAgatctgcaaatgacttatcccagttaccatagactatttcaaacgcttttttgcgcccaagatatgcctttcttttagtaattgtgtggccatattcctggtagactgctgtaatgcactctttgattttataccttatggacgcttcgatgtgcggaataagtacaagagatatcaagtcaatatccaagttgaagtgattcccgttgaaagtgtccatttcgcatgtgtgggtgggaatgtatttacccactttccacatacctgttttcttcttcgacgcacgcaacatccaattacatggccaaaaccacctgcggcaaatagccttgtataccgtcggacttgactccgatacctgcatctcacgacactctttaacattgtgcattttacaagccctgcttacgcgtgctttatcaggaaaaagcatcccctttgcaagcaccgttggtctagactcatcccacattgctgtccggatttcatcaaaatcctgtgtgagagcttccacatccggaacagctggcaagttatcaatataaggaatctcccttgaatgaaacgataCTTCAGACTCGTTCACTTTTCGTCTATGGGGGGCTCTCTTCAAATCCGGTCCTtcctcctcgtcctcttcatcaccatcctcacgagcaaaTGGTGTCTCGTCTCCCAATTCATcagcattgttatcgtaatcgttgttctcttcctcactctgttcatctgccagatcctgatgtaatacgtcgttttcgggaaattgagtgagtacgggtagttcaacttgctcgttttcactgcacatttcaacaaaaatataagctgctaaattaataaatgctttatatatggctgtagcttttcacttacaagttgtaatgtgatgacattccatgatggacgttttcagttaggtgatgactaccggatgggtcacttgtaaaattcatatccggccggtaccccctattaaataaatgagcgttaaaatttattcaatacacaaaaatatacatattaacacaaatgaaaattgaagtttaccactcttcttgtgaattatggaaagcagggtataaattattttctcgctgctcattcgccgacggtgataaatttaaatcaagaaaaattctttcatctggaacatgtccggcaaaaactgatccagaataaccacccgatgactgggggttatctctactacgcacaacctcattttttggaacgtcttcgaccttcacgtacatctccaacattgtgattacaagaaattcccggcattcgtccggagtcctcaagaaatcactcaaagtgtcatcatcgtcgatgttaaactctgagtaaaaagcaaccccttgcggcgtaacggaatacggatatcttccggttactttgagtatcactgaacgttttctcacactcatttttttgcataacaacgatatcaatgtttcgtactcaattgaaagtggcaatttaacattacacttagcaggtaaactgtagcccacagagttattctccatcacaacctcaccccccaatataatgatactcttattctacgttcttcagacataatgaaaaaatgctggagaatttaacaacaatagaaaccaacaagagttaaaaaatTTTTTTGAATGAAGTTGGGGCGATTCTACGATGTTTATATAGAAAATGGTTAGCcgggtaatttttttttttttgtatatagcgccacaaaaaATGGCTTTATACACATTTAAATTATTGAACCCAGACATTATTGGTGGGGTCAGGGTATAAGGCATATAACGCCACTATTAATGGAGCTATGTAAGTTTGTCagtataacgccactaatagtggcgctatacagtaactgtacagttaacgttactgtatagcgccactattagtggcgttatatatactttggtaattttttttttacacttatttgagtatttttagtaaaaattaaCAATATTTTGGTTCCACACTCCCAATACACACACCATGATTTTACACAAAAACCAAACGTGCGCTTAGCACGTACGAAAAACCAATTAATTCTTTGCGCAACCAAAAATTGAAGatgattttcttttttggttcTATATAGTCTCACCCTCCGTGCACTCCCCTCATCTTTGACTGTATTCTCCTTATCTCTCCCTTccataaacacacacacacacacacacagtgaaaAAACACACACTTTCAGCTCCCTATCTTCTCTTCACTGCTTCATTCAATCTCTTCAAAATCCTCTTGCTTTTCTGGGTTTCTAAGGATAATCAATTTCATTATTGTAAGTCTCTATTTCTGATTCTTTTTTGTCCCCATTTTTGTGTATATAATTTGAGTTGATTCTTGCCTTTTCTTTTAATCCATTTGCTGTATCTCATTTTGATTAAATGGGGttcctttttttgtttgtttgtggtATATTGGTTTTTTGGGTTGTAAAGTTCAGATTTTTGGTTGTTTTCTAGCATTGTTAAATGAAAACTTCACTGAGATCTTGTGTCTTTCCCTGATTGTGGAAACTAGTACAAAgagtatatttttttgaaatataAGAGGATACTGATTGACCATGCTATGAGATTTTTAGCTGCAATTTCTGAAATGTTTGTGTTTGGTAACTAGGAAGAATAGAAAACTAGTCACTGTAGTTTTACCTTTGACAAACAAATTGTATTGTCCTTTGTAAAAAATCTCCCAGGTCTCAAGATTTTCAGCTTGAATCTAAGcagcaaaagtaaaaaaaagaaaaagtgtaTTTTTGTCATAATAATACACCTCACACCTTCTTAATGTTCTCAGTAATAAATCTTCTTTTATAAGATTCCTCTTTATCTTTAAAAGACTGTTTTTCATTTGGTGTTTATGGGTTTAAAGCTGATGGTTGTATGTGGAAATCTTGTCAGGAGCATAGAATTGGTGAAACACAAGAAAGAACAAACAACAACCGTGGCGAATAGAGCAAAGTAAAGAACAGCATGCTGTGGTGTAGTCTATCTGTTGACGTCTATCGGAAAGTCATCTCCTTGAACTTGTATTGCCGTGTCATTCTGTAAAATACCCTTTTTTAGAAATTGCTTCTTTGTTCTAGATTACTGTTTCTATTTCTCATCTTAAAAGTTAAGTCGTCATTTTAATCTTTTCCATGGGATCTACACGTTTCATTGTCGTACCCTGTTACGTTCTCAGCATTAGCTGAGAATTTGCTCACTTTCATCTTAGTCTTGGTGAGAATTGTTTTCTTTAGCGTTCACTTTTACAACTACTTTCATCTTTAGCATTCAGTCTTTGATTTTGTGGGGTGTGATTTTTGACGGTCTGTGTATTTGAGCGAATCTTCAATCATTTCCTAGAGGGGATTGTTCGGAATTCTTTTGTTTCTTGATTGTTCTGTTGGAAGATTGAGGTGTTTGTATTGAGTGAAAAGGGTTGGGAACAAGTAGTTATGGTGTGTCAAGCAGCTGGCCAGACGAGATTTCGTGCATTGAAACATGAAAATGGAATTGATGGGTCTGCCACCATAATAGTTAGAGTCATAGCATGCTTTCAACCACTCCAAGATTGCCAGGTCAGTGATGGACATTTTGTATTTTGAATAATAAGATTCTCTTTATCTTTTTGTCTTCTGGAATCCTTGCTTAATCGAATAACTTTTACATGATGAGATTCCTTGTTCTTCCTTTGCTTGTTGGAAGACATCTACTTTACTTTTTTTTGTTGGTATTTCAGGCTGAATACTTCCGTCATTTGCTTAAACCTGTCACGTAGATTGATCTTTCTTGTTACCGCGTTCAAGTTAAGCTGGAGTTTTTAGTTTTTTTCGTTGTTTATCAAGAGTGCAAGAAATAAACAGCAATTCGTAGTTTTGCAGTTGTTTAGAACTGGTATTGATTTGCAACCTTCAACTTATTGCCGTTTTTCTAGATTAATTTTGGTGATAATTTATCTGATTAGTTTGTTGGATTCTTGTCTAATTTTCAGGTGATTGTTGAGGTTGAATGGAAAAGGACTTCGGATCTTTGTTTCATCACCAGTATTCAGATCTGCAGTTAGCCCATTTGAATTTTTCTTATCCTCGATTTGATATAGGGCAGCTGAATTATTTTCCTACTTACATGACTCCTCAGTCAAATGAGGTTCCTATGAATGGGAATTCTCCCTTTTTCACATTTTCTGGGCTTCTACAGTCAAACGCAAGCCAGCCAACTGAACCTAGCAATTGGTTATATTGTTCGGCTCCGTTCTACCAGGGAGTTGCTCCTGTTTCGACCGCTTTACCGGAAGAGAAGCTTGCTCCTCGAGCAATCGAATATCCTAATGCAGGCACCGCATCTACTCAGAAGAGATTCCTTGTTTTTGATCAATCTGGTGATCAAACAACTTTGATCTATAGTTCTGCTAATGCTACTCCTGTACAATGCCCGTCTTCTTTGAATCCAACACCACCTGCCCTTTATAATTTGGTTAAGGAGGATCCAGAGATTAAAAAGAATGAAGTTTCTCCATTTGGGCATTTTTTTGGTGATGAATATTATGAAGAAAGTAACAGAGATGATGTCGAAAGTGAAATGCGTGAGGATACTGAAGAACTGAACGTCCTACTCTATTCAGATGATGATTATTATTCCGAGGATGATGAAGAAAGAAGCACTGGTCACTCGCCTAGTACTATGACAACTCATGATTTACCAGAATGCTTTAACGAAAGGGGTGAAGAAGTAGCTAGTTCTGCGAAGCCAACCAAAAGGCTTAAACTGTTAGATGGTAGCTATGATGCACCGTCGCTTAGGGATACTGCAACCTCTGCAAAAGCCTATACGTGCTCCGACTTAGAGGATGATGCACAATCCAGTTGCGCCAATGGCTTTGACCAAGTTTCAGGAGCACCGTGTTCTCCATCTGGGAAAAAGAGGCTAAGAAAAGATAAAATTCGCGAGACTATAAGTATTTTGCAGGAAATAATCCCTGGAGGGAAGGGAAAAGACTCGATGGTTGTTATAGATGAAGCAATCCGTTACTTGAGATCCCTGAAGGTGAAAGCCAAGTCTCTAGGACTTGATTCTCTTTGAGCTTCAGCTTGCCCCTGGTCATAATTTTGAGTTATTAATGGTATTTCTTATAGCTTCCTGGTGACGTAGCGGTCTGAAGCACGTGTTAAATGTTTCCGATGAATAAAGCAGAATTAAAGCTTAGATGGTATGGCAAAGTTGGGTTGGCGGAATATGGAATAAACAAAGTAAACCAGATTGGAGAATTCCCTTGAGAGTCTTTATTCCGTCATTCTGTTGGAACCATTGGCTGTGGTTTTGAAAATCACCAGTCGTGTCTTATTCATGTCTTCTTTAAAGATAAGGGAGGGAACTTCTTGTCATGCTTCCATAAAAGGTGGTAAATCATGAGTTCATATCTTGACCCTAAAGAGAAAAGTTGATTCTGCCCTTTGGGAATGTGGTTTTGCCCACATGTTGGCTGTCTGTGTGAACGATACACGACTTGTTTACCTCAGTAGGACCCTGGAAAAGTTCCAGTGCACGTTTGGTGGCGAATTTGGGTCCCAAAACCTCACTTTCATTGCTCTTTTTTCCCTTAATCCTATCACATTAATCCCTCTTGGGCATTTCCTTTCCTTGTCTAAAGGCGGGCATTTGCTTCAAGATGCATCTCTCTTTTGGTTACATCAGGTATAAGACTATTCTCCTGAGGTGAAATGGATCTCGACCATTTGTGTAACAAACTGCTGCTACTGTTTGACACATGACTAGTTTGAGCTGTATTGGAATCTTGGTGTGAATGTTTTGTAAAATTCTTTAGTACTATGTGGTTGTAATATTATCATGTGTGATGTTTGTTTGGATTTGAGAATATTAACTGTGTTTGGTGATGGTGTTGTCTTTATGCTTGTGTTTTTACGTAGCATGCACGCATTTTTAGCTCAAAGTGTGAGAGACAGTGATGTATTTTTCTTGATATGATTCCTTTGTAAATGGATTACAATGGTGATAGAGGGGGACCACATGTTTG comes from the Nicotiana sylvestris chromosome 4, ASM39365v2, whole genome shotgun sequence genome and includes:
- the LOC104232582 gene encoding transcription factor bHLH143-like yields the protein MEKDFGSLFHHQYSDLQLAHLNFSYPRFDIGQLNYFPTYMTPQSNEVPMNGNSPFFTFSGLLQSNASQPTEPSNWLYCSAPFYQGVAPVSTALPEEKLAPRAIEYPNAGTASTQKRFLVFDQSGDQTTLIYSSANATPVQCPSSLNPTPPALYNLVKEDPEIKKNEVSPFGHFFGDEYYEESNRDDVESEMREDTEELNVLLYSDDDYYSEDDEERSTGHSPSTMTTHDLPECFNERGEEVASSAKPTKRLKLLDGSYDAPSLRDTATSAKAYTCSDLEDDAQSSCANGFDQVSGAPCSPSGKKRLRKDKIRETISILQEIIPGGKGKDSMVVIDEAIRYLRSLKVKAKSLGLDSL